In Actinomycetota bacterium, a single window of DNA contains:
- the tatC gene encoding twin-arginine translocase subunit TatC, producing the protein MAELRMSFIEHLEELRRRIIVIFISLLVAVCVGYVFSWEILDFLKRPATKADIPLNLYYQTVLEPFMVRFKIAMYAALVIALPVILYEVLAYVAPALRKREKRLMYGSLFFIILFFLAGAAFCYFYILPVGLNWLVGQAQGRISPVLMAGDYVGLVALLMLALGLTFETPLLVWLVVRLGIVTPRRLHRGWRYAVIAILAFAALITPDWNPITMMLVAAPMFLLYEGSIFFAALGKRAADRRRKALEEELGE; encoded by the coding sequence GTGGCCGAGCTGAGAATGTCCTTCATTGAGCACCTGGAGGAACTGCGCAGGCGCATAATCGTCATCTTCATCTCCCTCCTGGTGGCGGTCTGCGTGGGATATGTGTTCTCCTGGGAGATCCTCGATTTCTTGAAGAGGCCGGCTACCAAGGCCGACATCCCCCTCAACCTTTACTACCAGACGGTCCTCGAGCCGTTCATGGTGCGCTTCAAGATCGCCATGTACGCGGCCCTGGTCATCGCCCTCCCGGTCATCCTCTACGAGGTCCTGGCCTACGTGGCCCCCGCCCTGCGCAAGCGGGAGAAGCGCCTGATGTACGGTTCCCTCTTCTTCATCATCCTCTTTTTCCTGGCCGGCGCCGCCTTCTGCTACTTCTACATCCTGCCCGTGGGCCTGAACTGGCTGGTGGGCCAGGCCCAGGGGAGGATTAGCCCTGTGCTCATGGCCGGGGACTATGTGGGCCTGGTGGCCCTGCTCATGCTGGCCCTGGGCCTCACCTTCGAGACGCCCCTGCTGGTGTGGCTGGTGGTGCGCCTGGGCATCGTGACTCCCCGCAGGCTTCACCGGGGATGGAGGTACGCCGTTATCGCCATCCTGGCCTTTGCCGCCCTCATCACCCCGGACTGGAACCCCATAACCATGATGCTGGTGGCCGCCCCCATGTTCCTCCTCTACGAGGGGAGCATATTCTTCGCCGCCCTGGGCAAGCGGGCCGCAGATAGGCGAAGGAAGGCTCTGGAGGAGGAATTGGGCGAGTAG
- a CDS encoding twin-arginine translocase TatA/TatE family subunit, with protein sequence MLALFQSFGLPELGVILLIALIIFGPAQLPKIGRSVGKAIREFRASSQEVSKAIQEGIEGTDEEEGAKKKSSDDED encoded by the coding sequence ATGCTCGCCCTGTTTCAGAGCTTCGGCCTCCCCGAGCTGGGAGTGATACTCCTCATCGCCCTCATCATCTTCGGGCCGGCTCAGCTTCCCAAGATAGGGCGTTCCGTGGGGAAGGCCATCCGCGAGTTCCGGGCCTCGAGCCAAGAGGTCTCCAAGGCCATCCAGGAAGGCATCGAGGGAACGGATGAGGAGGAAGGGGCCAAGAAGAAGTCCTCGGACGACGAGGATTGA